The DNA sequence AGCATCAGAGGCGTTTTTGAAAATTATGGGTTCATGCCCCTTGAAACACCCGCACTCGAATATGTGGACGTTCTTGGTAAATTTCTTCCTGACAGCAACGAAATTGAAGAAGGAATATTTGCTTTTGAGTCTGAAGAAGAATGGGTGGCATTACGATACGACCTCACAGCTCCTCTTTCGAGGGTAGTGGCTCAATACCAGGAACTACCTTTACCATTTAGAAGGTATCAGGTCGGTCGGGTCTGGCGGCGTGAAAAACCCGGTCCCGGCAGGTTCAGAGAGTTTACGCAATTTGATATCGATACGGTTGGCAGTTCGTTGATGTTGGCGGATTGTGAAGTCTGCGCCGCGCTTGCTGATGCATTACTGGCGCTTGGAATCAAGCGGAATGATTTCGAAATAAAAATAAATAACCGTAAAATAGTCAACGGGGTTTTAGAACTTGCCGGTATCAATTTAAATGATTCTGACGGAAACCCTTCTGCCTTATCTGTTAACGTTTTGAGATCAATTGACAAGCTTGACCGGTTAGGTATTCGCGGAGTATCGGAACTGCTGACCACAGGGAGAAAAGACAAATCAGGTGCGTTTACAAAGGGAGCCGGCTTAGACAGTGAAAAGGCAGACATTATCTTAGAGTTTCTTCAATCCCCGAGAAAATCCCGGAGCGAAGTATTAAGCTCTCTTTCTAACCTGATGAAAAACTCTTCTGTCGGTATGGAAGGCGTTGAAGAGATGACAGAAATGGATTCACTCTTTTCAGCAATGGGATACGATGATACTTCAATTATTTTAGACCCCACTGTTGTAAGAGGAATGTCTTACTATACCGGACCTGTTTTTGAGGCTAATTTAACATTTGAGATCAAAGACGAGAAAGGTCGGAAAAAAGAATTCGGCAGTATAGCCGGCGGTGGAAGGTATGACGATCTCATTGGCAGATTTAAGGGACAAAAAGTTCCCGCCACCGGTATCTCAATCGGCGTAGATCGTTTACTCGCCGCCTTATCTTTAATGAATCCCGATTCTCCAAAAAATCTGCAGGTTCCTGTGGTGGTAACCGTTATGGATAAAGAGAGGATTGAAGAGTATTTAAAAATAACATCTGAACTAAGAGGTGCCGGTATTTCTGCTGAGATGTTTCTTGGCGGCGGAGGCTTTCAGAAACAGATGAAATACGCTGATAAGC is a window from the Candidatus Neomarinimicrobiota bacterium genome containing:
- a CDS encoding histidine--tRNA ligase; this encodes MRNENKHNRPKPRTVKGFKDSLWIESLSRRNMLESIRGVFENYGFMPLETPALEYVDVLGKFLPDSNEIEEGIFAFESEEEWVALRYDLTAPLSRVVAQYQELPLPFRRYQVGRVWRREKPGPGRFREFTQFDIDTVGSSLMLADCEVCAALADALLALGIKRNDFEIKINNRKIVNGVLELAGINLNDSDGNPSALSVNVLRSIDKLDRLGIRGVSELLTTGRKDKSGAFTKGAGLDSEKADIILEFLQSPRKSRSEVLSSLSNLMKNSSVGMEGVEEMTEMDSLFSAMGYDDTSIILDPTVVRGMSYYTGPVFEANLTFEIKDEKGRKKEFGSIAGGGRYDDLIGRFKGQKVPATGISIGVDRLLAALSLMNPDSPKNLQVPVVVTVMDKERIEEYLKITSELRGAGISAEMFLGGGGFQKQMKYADKREALIAIIAGSDEFDKNTVTIKDLMLGRELSKDLSNRKDWLSKQPSQVTVPRSDLIKAVKEIISRYKE